From one Excalfactoria chinensis isolate bCotChi1 chromosome 9, bCotChi1.hap2, whole genome shotgun sequence genomic stretch:
- the GPR87 gene encoding G-protein coupled receptor 87 encodes MGYNLSYGLQPEEHLSEATSAAPNRSVGPPGNATQDEFTTIVLPVLYLVIFLASILLNGLAVWIFFHIRNKTSFIFYLKNIVVADLLMTLTFPFKIIQDSQLGPWHFNSFLCRYSTVLFYANMYTTIVFLGLISIDRYLKVVKPFGDSRMYSITFTKVLSACVWVVMAFLALPNLILTNGYPTRRNIDDCMKLKSPLGVKWHTAVIYINTCTFLVVLIVLIGCYIAISRYIYKSSKQFISSSSRKRKHNQSIRVVVAVFFTCFLPYHLCRIPFTFSHLDKLLDDSAHKILYYCKEMTLFLSACNVCLDPIIYFFMCRSFSRRLFRKSNMRTRSESIRSLQSVRRSEVRIYHEYTDV; translated from the exons ATGGGGTACAACCTGTCCTACGGACTGCAACCAG AGGAACACCTGAGCGAGGCCACCAGCGCCGCCCCCAACCGCTCTGTGGGACCCCCTGGGAATGCCACGCAGGATGAGTTCACCACCATCGTCCTTCCTGTGCTCTACCTGGTCATCTTCCTGGCAAGCATCCTGTTGAACGGCCTGGCggtgtggatttttttccacatcagaaacaaaacaagcttcATATTTTACCTCAAGAACATCGTGGTTGCAGACCTGCTCATGACACTGACGTTCCCATTCAAGATAATTCAGGACTCCCAGCTGGGACCGTGGCACTTCAACTCATTCCTGTGCCGATACTCTACGGTTCTGTTCTATGCCAACATGTACACCACGATCGTCTTCCTCGGGCTCATCAGCATCGACCGCTACCTGAAGGTCGTGAAGCCCTTTGGGGACTCCAGGATGTACAGTATCACCTTCACCAAGGTGCTCTCTGCCTGTGTCTGGGTGGTGATGGCCTTCCTCGCCCTACCCAACCTCATCCTCACCAACGGCTACCCCACTAGGAGGAACATCGATGACTGCATGAAGCTGAAGTCTCCCTTGGGAGTCAAGTGGCACACAGCTGTCATTTACATCAACACCTGCACCTTCCTGGTGGTGCTGATAGTGCTTATAGGGTGCTACATTGCCATATCCAGGTACATTTACAAATCGAGCAAACAGTTCATCAGCTCATcgagcagaaagagaaaacataacCAAAGCATCAGGGTTGTAGTAGCTGTGTTCTTCACCTGTTTCCTGCCGTACCACTTGTGCAGAATACCCTTCACTTTCAGCCATCTAGATAAACTGCTGGATGACTCTGCACATAAAATCTTGTATTACTGTAAGGAGATGACACTGTTCCTGTCTGCGTGTAACGTTTGTCTAGATCCAATCATCTACTTTTTCATGTGTAGATCGTTCTCACGAAGGCTGTTCAGGAAATCAAATATGAGAACCAGGAGTGAGAGCATCAGGTCTCTGCAGAGTGTCAGGAGGTCTGAAGTGCGCATCTACCATGAATACACCGACGTCTGA